The region ATCGACTGAATTAATGGTTTTACTTGAGTATTTGTTTGAAAACGATAACCACCAGCCACCATTGCCAGTTGAATACCGCGATGTTGATAGGTAGTGACTAGCTCAGCCAGCTCGTCTTTGATCGCCTTTAAGGTAAAACCTCGCCCTGTTTGCTCTTGAATATGGCTGCGCAACTGCTTTGGTGTTAACGGTTTTTCTGCCGCAAAAATCAAGGCTTCGAGCATGGCGCTGAGCTTAGCTGTATTGTTGTTTGTTGTATTATTGCTGGCTGGAGCGTCGATATCAGTTGTCATTGGTTGTTAAAAGTTAAGCTGTATTTAGTTGCACATAAAGCTGCTCGGCTACTAAATCGCAGCTAATTTTTTGTAATTTTAATAATTCCAGCAGTGCCAGAAACGTTACCACTGCACCTTGTCGCCCTTCTTCAATGATCAGCAATTGTACCAAGGTTTGCGGCTCTGCGGTTGAAGCTAATACCGATAAAATGTGCGCCATTTTAACGTGAGTTGCAATCGCTTCTCGTTGCACATGGTGATGCTCAAAATTGGCTTGGCTTTTTAACACTCGCTGAAAGGCGCTAACCAAGTCGGCGAGTGATACTTCATCAAACTTGGTTGGCTGTTCGTGCAGCTCGCCATAACCTTTAATAAAGAAATCACGCTCTTCTCGCGGTAAATGCGAAAGCTCATAAGCGGCAGTTTTGATTTGCTGATATTCCTGCAAGCGTTTGACGAGTTCTGCACGTGGATCGTCTTCGTCTTCTTCCACTTCAATGGTGGGCAGCAGCAACTTGGATTTGATATGAGCGAGGGTTGCCGCCATCACTAAGTATTCGGCTGACAAGTCCATTTGTTGCTGTTCCATCTGCTCAATATAACTAAAATACTGAGCGGTGATTGGCGCTATCGGCAAGTCAGCGATATCAAACTTTTGTTTTTTGATCAGGTACAGCAATAAATCGAGCGGCCCTTCAAATTCATCTAAACGAATTTCTAGCGCCGCATCAGGAATATAAAGATCTGAGGGTTTATCAACGAATGCTTCCCCCCTGATCATCGCAAGGGGTAATTCTTGCTGTTCCATATGGCCTATTGCTTGTCTTACTTATTTTACTTGGCAGCTAGCTTATGAACTAAATGGCTCAGCATCGCCTTCGCCAACACGTAAGACTTCCACTTCACCTTCGGAAAAATCAATTACTGTGGTTGGGTGCTCGCCTAAGTAA is a window of Thalassotalea euphylliae DNA encoding:
- a CDS encoding segregation and condensation protein A; the protein is MEQQELPLAMIRGEAFVDKPSDLYIPDAALEIRLDEFEGPLDLLLYLIKKQKFDIADLPIAPITAQYFSYIEQMEQQQMDLSAEYLVMAATLAHIKSKLLLPTIEVEEDEDDPRAELVKRLQEYQQIKTAAYELSHLPREERDFFIKGYGELHEQPTKFDEVSLADLVSAFQRVLKSQANFEHHHVQREAIATHVKMAHILSVLASTAEPQTLVQLLIIEEGRQGAVVTFLALLELLKLQKISCDLVAEQLYVQLNTA